A part of Lacibacter sp. H407 genomic DNA contains:
- a CDS encoding response regulator yields the protein MKEVEILLVEDNSGDVLLTQEALLNWDTKNRISSVGDGEEAIRYLKAIAKKCISQLPDLIILDINLPKLDGKQVLQLIRSDVDLQHLPVVIFSSSVNDKDVNETRELKADLYLQKPAELQHYFDAVYTIEQFWTSYKKAI from the coding sequence ATGAAAGAAGTTGAAATTTTATTAGTAGAAGATAATAGCGGCGATGTGCTGCTCACGCAGGAAGCGTTGCTCAATTGGGATACTAAAAACAGGATCAGTTCAGTTGGCGATGGTGAAGAAGCCATCCGTTATCTCAAAGCAATAGCAAAGAAATGCATCAGCCAATTACCTGATCTTATAATACTGGATATTAACTTGCCAAAGCTGGATGGTAAACAAGTGTTACAGCTCATTCGGTCTGATGTCGATCTGCAACATTTACCTGTGGTTATTTTTTCTTCATCCGTTAACGATAAAGATGTAAATGAAACAAGAGAACTAAAGGCTGATCTATACTTACAAAAGCCGGCTGAGTTGCAACATTATTTCGATGCGGTGTATACCATTGAACAATTCTGGACATCCTACAAAAAAGCTATATAA
- a CDS encoding hybrid sensor histidine kinase/response regulator codes for MTDSSLHILVVDDNPGDLFLVEELLRDTMLDIRAIEKADTVAAAIDILQQKRVDLILLDLSLPDSYGIESFLRVNHYAKALPIVILSGLSDTATATDAISLGAQDFLLKGEFNERLLEKTILYSIERKRNLQELRLSNERYELVSKATNDMVWDWDYVNNKVYRNEEQFVKILKLPAHLKDGGSEFWLSRIHPEDQYVNSKLLNELEGDSVKNQFEEEYRFLTGEDEYIYVSDKGYVVRDKEGKIIRIIGALRNITEQKKAEEQLRISEEKYRSFFNSIPASIFIWRLHDFQILEINDVAAVTYGYTKEELLQLTTLDLRPPQDYQYIKEFVKEALADEWFSMNKVWRHTSKTGEELFMQISSTRINYKGHPSIMAISIDITEKIKLEKQLIKEQEQRELEITRAVISAQEKEREEIGRELHDNVNQILASSRLYLGLVKSNGTAYKSYIEESDLLIDSAIREIRQLSHSLIPPAMTEASLEKSIASLITIVQEGSGMEVETQLDNMDSSIMSEQLKLTIYRILQEQMNNILKYAKASNVQLKIEQVADRVVLQITDNGIGFDVTQKTGGVGLLNIRTRASLVNGAVTIKSAPGKGCQLNVVFHSL; via the coding sequence ATGACAGATAGTTCATTACATATTTTAGTAGTAGATGATAATCCGGGCGATCTTTTTCTGGTAGAGGAGCTGTTGCGTGATACCATGCTGGATATCCGTGCCATTGAGAAAGCCGATACAGTTGCAGCAGCAATTGACATATTACAACAGAAGCGGGTAGATTTGATATTACTCGATCTTTCGCTGCCGGATTCATATGGGATCGAATCGTTTCTCCGGGTCAATCATTATGCAAAGGCGTTACCCATTGTTATACTTTCCGGTTTAAGCGATACAGCCACGGCCACCGATGCCATCTCTTTAGGTGCACAGGATTTCTTACTCAAAGGAGAGTTTAATGAACGATTGCTTGAAAAAACTATTTTGTATAGTATTGAACGGAAACGGAATTTACAGGAACTACGGCTTAGTAATGAACGGTATGAATTGGTAAGTAAAGCCACCAACGATATGGTGTGGGATTGGGATTATGTAAACAACAAAGTATATCGTAATGAAGAACAGTTTGTAAAAATTCTGAAACTGCCCGCTCATTTAAAAGATGGCGGAAGTGAGTTTTGGCTTAGCCGTATCCACCCGGAAGATCAATACGTAAACAGTAAGTTGTTGAATGAGCTGGAAGGAGATTCAGTAAAAAATCAATTTGAAGAAGAATACCGGTTTCTTACCGGCGAAGATGAATACATTTATGTTTCAGACAAAGGCTATGTAGTACGGGATAAGGAAGGAAAAATTATTCGTATCATTGGGGCGCTTCGCAATATTACTGAACAAAAAAAGGCAGAGGAGCAACTTCGTATTTCAGAAGAAAAATACCGTTCCTTTTTTAACAGCATCCCGGCAAGTATTTTTATTTGGCGACTGCACGACTTCCAGATACTTGAAATAAACGATGTGGCAGCAGTAACATACGGTTACACAAAAGAAGAATTGCTGCAACTTACAACGCTTGATCTTCGCCCTCCGCAGGATTACCAATACATTAAAGAGTTTGTAAAGGAAGCATTGGCTGACGAATGGTTTTCCATGAATAAAGTATGGCGGCATACTTCAAAAACCGGCGAAGAGTTGTTTATGCAAATTTCTTCGACCCGCATAAATTATAAAGGGCATCCGTCTATCATGGCCATTTCAATTGATATAACAGAAAAGATCAAACTTGAAAAACAACTGATCAAAGAACAGGAGCAGCGTGAATTGGAAATTACCAGGGCCGTGATAAGTGCTCAGGAAAAAGAACGTGAAGAAATAGGACGAGAGCTGCACGATAATGTAAACCAGATATTAGCCAGCTCCCGTTTGTATCTCGGTCTTGTAAAATCAAACGGTACTGCATACAAATCCTATATTGAAGAATCGGATCTGCTGATCGATAGCGCTATAAGGGAAATTCGTCAGCTGTCGCACTCATTAATTCCTCCGGCTATGACAGAAGCGAGCCTAGAAAAATCAATCGCTTCGCTCATTACAATTGTGCAGGAAGGCAGTGGCATGGAAGTGGAAACGCAACTTGATAATATGGATAGCTCCATCATGTCTGAACAGTTGAAATTGACGATCTATCGAATTTTGCAAGAGCAAATGAATAATATTCTGAAATACGCAAAGGCCAGTAATGTTCAACTTAAAATTGAACAGGTGGCAGATCGTGTCGTTTTACAAATAACTGATAATGGAATTGGCTTTGATGTAACACAGAAAACAGGTGGTGTGGGATTACTGAACATCCGTACAAGAGCTTCGCTTGTAAATGGTGCTGTAACAATAAAAAGTGCACCCGGCAAGGGCTGCCAGCTTAATGTAGTTTTTCACAGCTTGTAA